The DNA segment CGCTTCCTAGCCGCCACTCCGAAAGGAACCTTCGTTAACAAGGTCGTCAGGGAGAGAGACCCCATGATCCATCCTACCTCCACTAATGAGGCCCCTAACTCCAAGGCGTACAGCGGGAATATTGGGGAAACAGCTTGCCAACCGACGAAGAAGGCGAATGACATCCATGTAATCACGTCTATACGTCTCCCCACGTCCATCTTTCAACCCTCTTTTCACTCAGCATTAGCCTGAAGGGTTAAAGAGCCTTGAAGGCGTAAGCCACCAACGCTTCCCATCCTGATCAGATGACACTCCAACTACATCCTTCCTCGACTGGAAACCCCTATGCCCGTCGGCAAGGTAGCCGTGATATTTCAACATATCTAATCCATTTAATAGGCGTATGGTTGAACCGGAAAATATAAGGCTCATGCTTCGATGATTCGCATCGACCTGGAATGATTCGACGTTGATGAGGGCTTGGTGGGTTTGCATTGAAGAAGTGGTTTAATAAGCCAGCTCATCGTTTAATGTTAGCTGTGAAAGGAGGGTTTAACATATGCCCATTATGCGAAGTAAGGATTGTGAGCTTGAAGGCTTGATGGACACCGCTAGACTCATGATGGTTGCGGCGAGAACTGCCCCTAAGTCCGGCGGCGTGGACGATGTGGAAACCGTCCTCCTCTACGGTGAAGAAAAAGATAAGTTGGCGGTTGAAATGGAGCGGATAGGGGAGGAGAGAAATAAACCTGGATTTCTCAGGGATGCGAAAAATGTGAGGGATTCAGACGTGGTGGTATTGATTGGAGTAGACGCTGCTAGAAGCTTCGGTTTAAACTGCGGGGCCTGCGGCTACACCACGTGTAAGGAGTTTGACGAAGCTGTTAGAAAAAGGGGTCTTGACTTCGAAGGCCCTTCATGCACATTTAAGGTACTAGATCTGGGAATAGCTCTCGGCTCATCCGTTAAAACGGCAAGCCTTCTCGATGTTGATAACAGGATCATGTACCGAATCGCAGCGGCCGCTCATAGACTAGGGTTCCTAGAGAAATCCACATTATCCATGGGGATCCCCCTTTCAGCGAAGGGAAAAAACATATACTTTGACAGAAAAGCATAAACAAATCCCTCCCATTTTTTAATGATAAATTTACAGCCCATCAGAAATATTATGATCATTGGAACAGGCGTAGCAGTGTACATGGATTGAATGGTCTGGTTATGAGTGGTCTCAAATTTGTTGATTATGAAAAATAAAACGGGTATTTTTCTAGATATTCGAGAGGAAGGTTATCATTATAATTACTGTCAGTTATTGGAAATAAAACTTGGGAAGAGATGGATGATCTTAAATGTGGAATCGGTGCTTTATAATCGATGATTTTCAGTGTTTACGTCTACTTTGGCGCAGGGGCTTGTTCCCCCGGCTTTGGCTTCGCCTTTCTTACTCTGCGTTTTCTCGGAACCGCGCGCCCCCTTCTCCTAGTGGGCTGGTTGATAATGGATAAGACTAGCTCTCGAATTTTTCCGCTCATATCACCTGGCAGCGCGTTTACGCCGTTCCTTAACTCCTCAGCTAGAGCCAGAAGCTTCGCGGCAGACCTAGTCCCTACTTTTCTCGACATAAATCATCAAAATGTTTTATATATTTGGTCTAATAAATAAAGCTTTCTCATCTTAAACAATGGAGTTCATGCTTCTCATAAAACTCGTTTTGTGTTAAGTACAAATTAAAGAAGGAATATGATAGATACGTTGCAAATACATATGATTTGAGAAATACTGGTTAAAGAGGACCATTACCTTACTTGAAAAATAACGCTTTCATTAAACCTGAAAAGAATTAAAAATAGTAGTACATTTTAAGATAGTTTAGAGAAGTGTTAAATTCTGTTTCTGTTTAATAATTCATTCATCGGTTATAGACGTCTATGTCTTGAGGGACTAGTGTTATGTGGAATGATGCTAGGAGCGGTTTGAAAAATTTTTAGCTGACGATTCAAAGAACTATTCTAATCTGTAAAAGATGTGACTCAATTGTTTATTTGACGAAGTAAATTAGGTTTGCTTTCAACTACTAGGGCTATGCTGATTACACTCCACACCCTAGATCCGTTTCGCTCCGTCAGGCTAAACTGACTGGATTCTAATCTTCACAAGCTTCTATAGACTTCTTAAATATTGATTTAAGCCATCTAACCTTATCTTTAACCATTTTAAAATTTTAGTTAACACAGAGCCATACGTCGACATTGTGCTGATTTATATTAAATGCGACTTACATATCGACGCATGTCAAATTAATGTGATACGCAGAAAACCTGAAATTGACGTTATAAAAATTCAATGACCAAAAATTAAGACGTTAATTAACATCCTCACGGGCTGGTGTGTATAGCTTTTCACAAACCTATTCCATCTTTTTCCAAGCCATAAGGATAGGGTGAGGGATTCAATGCGTCCCACACCTTTTCTATGAAGCTGATAAAACCATCTAAGAGAAGACTACGATTTAGAATGTTATAGACCTTAAGATTAAGAATTTAAATGGGAGGTGCGTGAAATCAATATGAATATGCGGGGGTTGCCAAGTCAGGTCAAAGGCGCAGGGCTTAGGACCTACATCAACGTAGGAAACCCTGTCCCGAAGGGGTTCGTGGGTTCGAATCCCACCCCCCGCACTTTTGCGTTTACTTTTATTATCGTATGGAGAATATGATAAAATATTGTTCCGGTAAGAAGTCAAACTCCTCCTTTAATTGGTATCTAGCTTTATGCATCTCGCCCTAATGACTTCCTTTGGAACAAAATGCCTAAACATTCTATTAAAACTGAATCCACCATCACTTCTAACTCTATGATGGCGATTCCTCCGTTTGGTTTCGACTTGTCTCTCAATTTTCTAAAATAGTATACCCGATTTGGCAAATGATGATTAACGTTTCGCATAAAGACTAAATCTAGGCTCCTTCTAGGTAGAGGTAACTCATCTTTCGAGATAAGGATCGTTTCAACGTTATCTAAGCTTTTTATTTGGCTTTATCCTTGATAAATTCTAGAAATCCGGGATCTGTGCCAACCGAAAACACTTGGCCTTTTCTCCCGACTGTATTTGTAAACCGTGTAGAATAATATCCGCCTCCAGCTTCAATGTCAGCCACTATTTGTACTGACTGCGATATGAGTGCTTCCAATATCTCATCAGGTTTGTTTTTGAGGTCAGACGCTTTCCTATTAAACATCTCTGCCTTAAGATTTCTCATTCTCTACATATCTCATCAACAATTCTGAATGTTCATAATTTTAAGTATTCATTGGAAACAAAAAAGGACTTTATCTTAACATCTTTGTTTGGGTAAAAACGAGAATTTAAACCATTTTAAAACCAAATAGCCTCTATTAGGAACAATTGTGTCTTTGCGCCTCAGCTTGTATAAGGCTCATAAGGCAGTTTTAGATGGAGAGCATGTTCAGCCCAAGTTCATCGATTCAGGCATATACGTCGTTGTAAAGCATCCAATGTACCTTGGAACCTTACTCTTTTGCCCATCATTTCTACTCATAAGCCTCCCGCTTCTTTCAACAGGCATCTGAGTCGTGTTCTTCACAACGCTCGAAAAGACTTAGCTGACATAATTAGAGGAAGTCTCTTTAAGTTAAAAGTACATCAAACATTATCCTATACAGTTATTTAGGCGGAAGAAGAAGGTTAGACCTTCTCTGCTTCTATCTGAGCAAGCTTATATTTTGCTTTCAGAAGCTTCGAATAAAGGGCTGATACCTTGGCAGCGTTCTTGCTTAATAGGGCCTTAAGAAGGTCCCCTTCAATCTCGGCTACTTCTAACCGTTGATAATAGTCCAGTGTTTCTTTGAAGTGGGCTAATACGATTTTACCTGTCAGGATTGGATGATTGTTTGTGACGTTAGCCTCTGGAAAGCGCATCCCATGCTCAAATTCGACTTCTAATCCAATCCGAAAATTCTCAACGGATATTTCCATG comes from the Candidatus Bathyarchaeia archaeon genome and includes:
- a CDS encoding DUF5661 family protein, whose product is MKLPEYVSIEEVQNVCKKLGIRDWTYLEKAEVTIDEAKKILAEIETSGMEISVENFRIGLEVEFEHGMRFPEANVTNNHPILTGKIVLAHFKETLDYYQRLEVAEIEGDLLKALLSKNAAKVSALYSKLLKAKYKLAQIEAEKV
- a CDS encoding DUF2148 domain-containing protein; this encodes MPIMRSKDCELEGLMDTARLMMVAARTAPKSGGVDDVETVLLYGEEKDKLAVEMERIGEERNKPGFLRDAKNVRDSDVVVLIGVDAARSFGLNCGACGYTTCKEFDEAVRKRGLDFEGPSCTFKVLDLGIALGSSVKTASLLDVDNRIMYRIAAAAHRLGFLEKSTLSMGIPLSAKGKNIYFDRKA